The genomic window GAGCATCATGCTTAATTTCATCCATCCAACGGATAAACCGTTCTTCACGCATTTTGCTCTCCTTAGGATTAGGTGCACCAAAATGCTGATCTGAAGCGAAATATACTTTTTTCCCGGACTCTAAATTGATGATTGTTTTTAACACCGTTTTAGTTTTAAATTACTGATTGTCTTCTGCAAACCACTCTCCGTAAGAGTTTTCTGTTTCGTGAAGTTTAAGATAAGCCAAAGAAATTCCTTCCGGAAGTCTCGACTTTATTTTTGATGCGATGGCGTATAACATATTCTCGCAAGTCGGCTGGAACGTACAATAAATCACCTTATGTCCATGATTTTCAAGACCTTCTCCCAATTCTTTATGAGGAGAAAGCGCATTGATCATCACCGCATGATCCCAAACATCCACAATTTCAGATTTTACGATCGCTTTGATATCACCAAAATCTACCACCATCCCGTTTTTAGGATTCTCCAAATCATTAATCGGCTTTCCTTTCACCGTTACGAAAAGTTTATAGGAATGTCCATGCATATTTTTACATTTTCCATCATAATTGTACAGCACATGCGCCGTTTCGAATGTAAAAATTTTTGTAATACGTATCATGGTGCAAAGATAAGGAATTTGAGTTTTGAATTTACCTTATGATTTATGAAAGCGCAACGCTTACAGTTTATCCAGCCAATCGCTTTCCAGTCTTTTAATTCGCTGTGTGTCCACATCAACCAAAACCCAAAGCGTATTTGAATCCACCACGAGTTGATCGTTGCAGTAAAATTCAACTTTTCTCGGCTGTCGAATTCCTTCAGGAGCTTTAGGATAGGTTTTTATCGTAATGATATCGTTGAGATACACTTGTTTTTTATACTGAATATGATGATCGAGAAGCATCCATGCAAATTCTGAAAACTCAGTTTTATGTTTCACAAAATCCCAATGTTCGCCGGCAATTTCTTCCACCCAATGCACATACTGAACATTGTTGACATGATTATTTCCATCAATATGTTGTTCCGTAACCTGTATTTGTTTTTCAAAAATCAAACTCATCTTCTTCAAATATTTACTCAAAAATAAGATATAAAAGGCAAAACCTTCCCGAAATAGAGAAGGCTTTGACCATAAATTTATTTAAAAATGGGATTTTTAATGAAATTGCGCCATCTCTGTAGAATCTTTCATTGCCACCGTTGCCGAAGAGCCATTAGTTACAATATTCTGAACCTCATCAAAATACCCCGTCCCTACAAAAGACTGATGTTTCACTGCTCTGAAACCTTTTTTTTGTAAAGCAAATTCACGCTCCTGCAATTCGGAATATCCAGCCATTCCTTTTTCTTTGTATGCTAAAGCCAACTCAAACATGGCTGTATTCAACGCATGAAAGCCTGCCAATGTGATAAATTGAAACTTATAACCCAGCTTTGCCAGTTCTTCCCTGAAATTAAGCATTTCATCAACACTCAATCTCGCTGCCCAATTAAATGATGGAGAGCAATTATAAGCCAACATTTTATCCGGAAATTTAGTATGAATTCCTTCCGCAAATCTTCTTGCTTGCTCCAAGTCAGGATTTGAAGTTTCCATCCAGATCATATCTGCATAGGGAGCATAAGACAAGCCTCTGTCGATTCCCTGTTCTACTCCATTTTCCAC from Chryseobacterium camelliae includes these protein-coding regions:
- a CDS encoding 6-pyruvoyl trahydropterin synthase family protein, with protein sequence MIRITKIFTFETAHVLYNYDGKCKNMHGHSYKLFVTVKGKPINDLENPKNGMVVDFGDIKAIVKSEIVDVWDHAVMINALSPHKELGEGLENHGHKVIYCTFQPTCENMLYAIASKIKSRLPEGISLAYLKLHETENSYGEWFAEDNQ
- a CDS encoding acyl-CoA thioesterase; the encoded protein is MSLIFEKQIQVTEQHIDGNNHVNNVQYVHWVEEIAGEHWDFVKHKTEFSEFAWMLLDHHIQYKKQVYLNDIITIKTYPKAPEGIRQPRKVEFYCNDQLVVDSNTLWVLVDVDTQRIKRLESDWLDKL